The sequence CCGAAGTCCTTGAATATCTTTTCCGCCGTCTTGGGGCCCACGCCGGGGATGCCGGGAATGTTGTCCGACGAATCGCCGATGACCGCCTGAAAGTCGGGCCAGCGGGCGGGCGCAAGGCCCGTTTCCGCCGTGAAGTCCTTGAGCGTGACCAGCTTTTCTTCCTTGGCCGCCGGGTCCCACAGCACCACGTTGTCGTGCAGGCACTGCTTGAGGTCCTTGTCCGTGCCCACGATGACCACGGGCCGCTCGCTGCGGTGGCGCGCCGCCAGCGAGGCGATGCAGTCGTCGGCCTCGCACCCGTCGGACACGACCAGCGGGAGGCCCAGCGCCCTTACCATGCGCTTGATGGGGTCCAACTGCTGCACCAGCGGTTCCGGCGTCACGGCGCGCTGCATCTTGTACGGCGGGAACAGCTCGTGCCGGAAGGTCGGTCCCTTGCCGTCCAGCACGAAGCAGAAATTCGTGGGGCGTTCCTCGCGCAGGAGGCGCAGCAGGATGCGGGTGACGATGAACAGCGCGTTGGTGGGAAACCCGTCCGAACGCTGCATGCTCTGGTAGGCGTAGAAGCCCCGGAAGATGAAGGCCGAGCCGTCCATGAGCCACAGGGGCTCGCCGCGAAGGCCGAGGCGTTGGGTGAGCGACATGCTGGTTCCGGTTGGCGGTTGGGTGTGAGGGGATGGCGCGACTGGGTGCGAAGTGGCGCGAAGGGGGTGCGCACGAGCTGGCACCGGCTGCGCGCCTGGGTCGGGGCAACCTGCGCAAAGGGTATACGTCACGCCGCGCCCGAAGCAAAGCCGTTCGAGAGGGCGTGTACTGGCCCGGGCTGGTGGAGACTGGCCGGGAACGATGACGAATCGGGGGGGGGGCTGGGTCGCGTGCCGAACCCCGCACCGGAAGGGGCGGGGCCACCGTCACAACGGCCTCACCCGCTCCCGCACATCCTTGCGCCAGCGGTTCAGCGGGCGGCGGCAGCCTTCCCCCACCTGCAACACGGCGGCGGCCTGCGCATCGGTCATCACCAGGCGGCAGCGGTAGCGCGCCCCGTCCCAGAACAGGCCGGGGCAGCGGCGGCGGTCGCCGTAGGCCTCGCGGCCCGGCGGGCACTGGGCCTTGGCGCAGCAGAAGCCGCAGCCCACGCAGGGGCGTTGCAGAAACAGCAGGGCGAACACGGCGCACCTTCCTTCCCCGTGCGGCGCCGCATTCCGTGGTGGATGCCCGGTGTGATCCGTGCGTGTGCTCTCCAAGCGCGGGGCGGGCGGCAGGGACGGGGATGCTTTTCCCATATCCCGGTGCGCGCGGGTTGTCAGCAGGAGGGCAGGGCGCGTGTGGTCCGTCCCGTTCTTCTCCATCGGTGCATAACACACTGCCGGTGCATGCTTTTACGTTTCGTCCCGCCCCCCTGTCGCCTTTTTTCACCCCCGTTTCGTCATGTTTCCTCCGTTTATCGTCCCCGCGATAGAACCCTTCCCCCCTCCGCGCTACTCCCATGGCTCACGATGCATGGTCCGCGTCCGGCTGCCCGATTTCGGAAGCCCCGGCGAGGCGGACACACTCACCAACACAAGCACTTCAACCAGCAAGGGAGGCGGGAATGGCGGATACGAACAACACGGGCGCAGCGGCGGGCGCGGCCCCGGCAAACGGAGCGGCGGACGCCGACGTCACCTGTTCCCCGTTTCTCACGGGCATCCGGGCGGTGCTGGGCGAACGCACCCCCGGCAACATGGCCCTGTGGGCGCTGACCGCCGTGCTGCTGCTGGCGCTGATCAAGGAATCGGTTGCGCCCTCGTGGACCGTGGCCTGGAGCCACCCCAACTGGGGCACCGTCAACGTGGTGCCGGTGCTGGGCATCGGCGTGGGCATGGTGGCCGGGTTCCTGGGCGGCATGGTGGGGGCGTTCATCAGCCTGTTCTCCGTGCCCCTGTACACCCTGTGGCTGGGCCTGCCGGTCAAGGTGGCCCTGGGCACCAACAGCCTTGCCTCTGCCGTCATCGGCCTGATGGCCGCCATGGTGCACCTGTCCAAGAAGACCCCCAACATGAAGGTGGCCTTTCCCATGATGGCCACCGGCTTTCTGGGCGCGGGCGCGGGCGCGTATCTTTCTCTGGGCATGACCCCGGAACAGCTGAAGATGTACTTCTCCGTGCTGGTCTTTGGCGCGGCGTTCTGGATGCTGTGGCGCGCCTTCCGCCCCGGCACGGGCAAGGGCGCAGGCTTCGTGGCCACCGAAAAGCAGGGCCCGCTGTACGCTGGCGGCGAATGGAACGGCGTGCCCTACCGCACCAACATCCTGTACCCGGCCTTCGGCAACTTCTTCATCGCCGCCGTTACCGGCATCATCGGCGTGGGCGGCGGCTTCCTGTTCACCCCCATGCTGCACGCGGCCTTCGGCCTGCCCATGATGGTGGCCGTGGGCACCGGCAA comes from Nitratidesulfovibrio sp. and encodes:
- a CDS encoding sulfite exporter TauE/SafE family protein, encoding MADTNNTGAAAGAAPANGAADADVTCSPFLTGIRAVLGERTPGNMALWALTAVLLLALIKESVAPSWTVAWSHPNWGTVNVVPVLGIGVGMVAGFLGGMVGAFISLFSVPLYTLWLGLPVKVALGTNSLASAVIGLMAAMVHLSKKTPNMKVAFPMMATGFLGAGAGAYLSLGMTPEQLKMYFSVLVFGAAFWMLWRAFRPGTGKGAGFVATEKQGPLYAGGEWNGVPYRTNILYPAFGNFFIAAVTGIIGVGGGFLFTPMLHAAFGLPMMVAVGTGNFVKVANISSQFIVRGVADTVIYQLAVFAMMGGYCGANFGRRLGCVVDTRYLRLLFGILLIFVGLQYMGIKLGLGSA